The Xenorhabdus ishibashii DNA window CATATTGGGAGCCAGGCACGAAACGTTGTCTGGATATCAATACAGGTCGCCCGATTAAACCTTAATAAAGTTCACACCGACATCAAGATAAGGAGATGATGGTGAAAAAGATCCTACTGACTGGGGCTTTGTTCTTTGCGTTTTCTCCCTTTGTGGTGCAAGCACAAGCTTCACAAAAGATGACATGTGAAAGCCTGAAAGAAGAAATTGCGCAGAAAATTATCAAAAATGGTGTTCCACAAACGGATTTTAGACTTGAGCTAGTCCCTAGTGATCAAGTTACCGAAAACAATACTACACGTAGTGGAAAAGTTGTTGGTCATTGTGATTATGGTAAACAAAAAATAGTCTATGTCCGTCTTTCTCACACTAACACAGCTAATGCAACTCCAACCGAAACAAAAAATAACAAGAAAAGCAAAGAGTAATATTCTTTTTGACTTTTGGAAAAGGGAGCAATAACTTGCTCCCTTTTATTTTTAATCATCAAGGGGAGAATTATCAAATGCCAATATCGTAGAAGCATCCAGATAACAAGATAGATCACGCTCTTCTGGTCTTAAAAGATAAGGTATTTCCCCCAATTGTGGCGCTGGTATGTGACGCTGTAATCTTTCCAGTACCTTAGCGTAATGCGCTAGTCCTGGGTTGATGCGATTGGCAATCCAGCCAATCAAGGATACACCATCATTTATGATGGATT harbors:
- a CDS encoding DUF1161 domain-containing protein produces the protein MMVKKILLTGALFFAFSPFVVQAQASQKMTCESLKEEIAQKIIKNGVPQTDFRLELVPSDQVTENNTTRSGKVVGHCDYGKQKIVYVRLSHTNTANATPTETKNNKKSKE